The following proteins are co-located in the Camelina sativa cultivar DH55 chromosome 12, Cs, whole genome shotgun sequence genome:
- the LOC104732248 gene encoding E3 ubiquitin-protein ligase RHF1A-like, which produces MSNFTYTSAFSLSESPLNSAIGSSSSSSAFVSASDDDNTDDACSICLEPFTLQDPSTVTSCKHEYHLQCIIEWSQRSKECPICWQLFVLKDPASQELLVAVEKERLLKTSNVSSSSPISIHHSREDFHSEEEESHFSSFDEQFLRHLTEAAHRRCLLRRRGEGQISSSLVSSSDLSTIHPSDLASFYRISAISQVENLCPSPGSMTASPVSGPDSNNASRISPGLSPSRSSQSPDPREASSLPEAIKSKLAAASAKYKESISKSKQGLKEKLLARNNSVKELSKGVQREMNAGIAGVARMIERLDFASKRFGGSAHVSTSTATASGFNFSFKGKRVVEANTKSNNSGDKTEPQKLQGGETC; this is translated from the exons ATGTCTAATTTCACTTATACTTCTGCTTTCAGCCTCTCCGAGTCCCCTTTAAATTCCGCcattggttcttcttcttcttcctctgcgtTCGTCTCCGCTTCCGATGATGATAATACCGACGACGCTTGTAGCATCTGTCTCGAGCCTTTCACTCTCCAAGATCCTTCCACT GTTACCAGTTGCAAACATGAATATCACCTTCAGTGCATCATTGAATG GTCACAGAGAAGCAAAGAGTGCCCTATTTGCTGgcaattgtttgttttgaaagaTCCTGCTAG CCAAGAGCTTTTGGTAGCTGTGGAAAAGGAAAGATTGTTGAAAACCAGCAACgtatcttcatcatctccaatATCTATTCATCACTCTCGTGAGGATTTTCACTCTGAAGAG GAGGAATCGCATTTTAGCAGCTTTGATGAACAGTTCTTGAGGCATCTCACCGAAGCTGCTCATAGGCGTTGTTTGCTTCGCAGAAGGGGGGAGGGTCAAATATCCTCAAGTCTTGTTTCGTCCAGTGATCTTAGTACTATTCATCCTTCTGATTTGGCCAGTTTTTATCGTATCTCTGCTATTTCCCAAGTTGAAAACCTTTGTCCGAGTCCTGGCTCAATGACAGCATCCCCTGTCTCTGGTCCAGATAGCAACAACGCATCCAG AATCTCCCCTGGCCTTTCTCCATCTCGTTCATCTCAAAGTCCAGATCCACGTGAAGCATCCTCTCTTCCGGAAGCCATAAAATCCAAACTAGCTGCTGCTTCTGCAAA GTACAAGGAATCGATCTCTAAAAGTAAACAAGGTCTTAAGGAGAAGCTACTTGCTCGCAATAACTCGGTGAAAGAATTGAGCAAAGGAGTGCAACGTGAGATGAATGCAGGAATAGCTGGTGTTGCACGAATGATCGAACGCTTGGATTTTGCTTCAAAACGTTTTGGAGGGTCTGCTCATGTATCAACCTCCACTGCTACTGCTTCTGGATTCAATTTCTCATTCAAAGGGAAGCGTGTAGTAGAAGCCAATACCAAGTCTAACAACAGTGGGGACAAAACCGAACCCCAAAAGCTGCAG GGTGGAGAAACGTGCTGA
- the LOC104732247 gene encoding putative zinc finger A20 and AN1 domain-containing stress-associated protein 8, whose amino-acid sequence MSGEPSLCIRGCGFFSSSQTKNLCSKCYNDFLKDESARYLPTLKNNLKTAVEAAEEVTTEEVTAIEVKKKDKKKSSRCNTCKKKVGLLGFHCRCGHMFCGSHRYPEEHSCPSDYKSAAIHDLTKQNPIVKGDKLFRL is encoded by the coding sequence ATGTCAGGAGAACCTTCTTTATGCATTAGAGGCTGTGGCTTCTTCAGCTCTTCACAGACAAAGAACCTATGCTCTAAGTGCTACAACGATTTCTTAAAGGACGAGTCTGCCAGATACTTACCCACTTTGAAAAACAACTTGAAAACAGCAGTGGAGGCGGCTGAAGAGGTCACAACCGAGGAGGTGACGGCCAttgaggtgaagaagaaggataagaaaAAGAGTAGTAGATGCAATACGTGCAAGAAGAAGGTGGGGTTGCTAGGGTTTCACTGTAGATGTGGTCACATGTTCTGCGGGTCTCACCGATACCCGGAGGAGCATTCTTGTCCGTCGGATTATAAATCTGCCGCCATACACgatctaacaaaacaaaaccctatcgTCAAGGGTGATAAACTCTTCAGACTTTAA